A part of Bacillus rossius redtenbacheri isolate Brsri chromosome 1, Brsri_v3, whole genome shotgun sequence genomic DNA contains:
- the LOC134536308 gene encoding basic salivary proline-rich protein 1-like, with amino-acid sequence MSGACLWLALLLSAATLAAAAQRSAVPRGGVRNLAARPSVKASDLDEQRQIQQWQIAVNLPPGQAPPPGQGPPQGQQPSPAGGSPPGSVFIGYYPPPAGYPQGGQPGYPQGGQPGYPQPQPGYPQPQPGYPQGGQPGYPQPQPGYPQGGQPGYPQPQPGYPQGGQPGYPQPQPGYPQGGQPGYPQPQPGYPQPQPGYPQGQPGLPPQQPQPIPTSPEQPIPPPPAPQPGPEEYPGVPPHNPDGTLITTQPEGGDNPAVPEPIAPEPIAPEPIAPEPIAPEPIAPAPGPDGGSNELGGGGATSEQLEELKKSCTAPRGQFPHATACHKYVNCWDDVAIEEACPGGLLFGDKGYCDYPFNVDCGERKIEKPVPLSENAECPTAYGRHRSSEACNIFYVCLGSQPVKFECPDTLAYNPELHICDYPYRVDCEGLPIVPVNSSSEEETSEGAPSASELPDQPTPAPAPIPEQTSDGRYYYPSNAYQNVQQTFYQGAVCKPNTLYRLNKSCTSVSMCVNGRTTLVNCSRGYKFDARTLRCQPTQKARC; translated from the exons CGGCCAGGCCCTCGGTGAAGGCCAGCGACCTGGACGAGCAGCGCCAGATACAGCAGTGGCAGATCGCCGTGAACCTGCCGCCTGGCCAGGCCCCGCCCCCCGGCCAGGGACCCCCGCAGGGTCAGCAGCCCTCTCCGGCCGGCGGCTCTCCGCCTGGCAGCGTCTTCATCGGCTACTACCCTCCTCCCGCGGGCTACCCCCAGGGAGGTCAGCCAGGATACCCCCAGGGCGGTCAGCCCGGGTACCCTCAGCCCCAGCCTGGATACCCCCAGCCCCAGCCTGGTTACCCTCAGGGTGGCCAACCCGGGTACCCTCAGCCCCAGCCTGGTTATCCTCAGGGCGGTCAACCCGGGTACCCCCAGCCCCAGCCTGGTTATCCTCAGGGTGGTCAACCTGGATACCCCCAGCCCCAGCCTGGTTACCCTCAGGGCGGCCAACCCGGATACCCCCAGCCCCAGCCAGGATACCCCCAGCCTCAGCCAGGATACCCCCAGGGCCAGCCGGGACTTCCGCCCCAGCAGCCCCAGCCGATCCCCACGTCGCCCGAGCAGCCCATTCCTCCCCCACCCGCGCCCCAGCCCGGCCCAGAAGAATACCCTGGAGTGCCACCGCATAACCCCGACGGCACGCTCATCACCACGCAGCCCGAGGGCGGAGACAACCCGGCCGTCCCCGAGCCCATCGCCCCGGAGCCCATCGCCCCTGAACCCATCGCTCCCGAGCCCATCGCCCCCGAGCCCATCGCCCCCGCCCCTGGCCCCGACGGCGGCAGCAACGAGCTGGGCGGCGGCGGCGCCACCTCGGAGCAGCTGGAGGAGCTGAAGAAGAGCTGCACCGCTCCCCGGGGTCAGTTCCCCCACGCCACCGCCTGCCACAAGTACGTCAACTGCTGGGACGACGTGGCCATCGAGGAGGCGTGCCCGGGAGGCCTGCTGTTCGGCGACAAGGGCTACTGCGACTACCCCTTCAACGTCGACTGCGGCGAAAGGAAGATCGAGA AGCCAGTTCCCCTGTCGGAGAACGCGGAGTGCCCGACGGCGTACGGCCGTCACAGGAGCAGCGAGGCCTGCAACATCTTCTACGTGTGCCTGGGCAGCCAGCCGGTCAAGTTCGAGTGCCCCGACACCCTGGCCTACAACCCG GAACTCCACATCTGCGACTACCCATACCGAGTGGACTGCGAAGGACTGCCCATCGTGCCCGTTAACTCTTCCTCTGAAGAAGAGACTTCCGAGGGTGCCCCATCCGCCAGCGAACTACCAGATCAGCCAACGCCTGCTCCTGCCCCCATCCCTGAACAGACTTCCGATGGAAGATACTACTACCCTTCCAATGCCTACCAGAATGTGCAGCAAA CCTTCTACCAGGGCGCCGTCTGCAAGCCGAACACGCTCTACCGGCTGAACAAGAGCTGCACCTCCGTGTCCATGTGCGTGAACGGCCGCACCACGCTCGTCAACTGCTCTCGGGGCTACAAGTTCGACGCGCGCACCCTGCGCTGCCAGCCCACCCAAAAGGCGCGCTG